In Salmo trutta chromosome 37, fSalTru1.1, whole genome shotgun sequence, the following proteins share a genomic window:
- the dcaf13 gene encoding DDB1- and CUL4-associated factor 13 → MKVKVLSRNPDDYVRETKLDIQRVPRNYDPSLHPFEVPREYTRALNATKLERVFAKPFLASLDGHRDGVNCMAKHPKSLSTMLSGSCDGELKVWNLTKRECVRTLQAHEGFVRGMVVRFCGTSFFTVGDDKTIKQWKMETPGYGEEEEPLNTILGKSVFTCIDHHQKEGVFVTCGQQVDIWDEQRSSPIRSFSWGVDSFSCVRFNPVETELLASCASDRSIVLYDMREATPLKKVIMNMRSNTLCWNPMEAYNFTCSNEDYNLYTYDMRYLDKPFTVHMDHVSAVLDVDYSPTGKEFVSASFDKTIRIFPKDSGHSREVYHTKRMQHVISIKWSSDNKYILSASDEMNIRLWKANAAEKLGLLAPREKSAVNYSQKLKEKFQHHPQIRRISRHRHLPKSIYSQSKELRVMKEARRRKERNVRKHSKPGSMPVVTEKEKHVVTVVK, encoded by the exons ATGAAAGTTAAAGTTCTCTCCAGGAATCCGGACGACTATGTCCGTGAGACGAAGTTGGATATCCAGCGTG TACCAAGAAATTACGACCCGTCCCTCCATCCGTTCGAGGTGCCAAGAGAATACACCCGTGCCCTGAATGCCACCAAGCTGGAGCGCGTGTTCGCCAAGCCGTTCCTGGCTTCTCTGGACGGCCACAGGGATGGGGTgaactgcatggccaagcacccCAAGAGCCTCTCCACAATGCTGTCCGGCTCCTGCGACGGAGAg CTGAAGGTGTGGAATCTAACCAAACGGGAGTGTGTTCGTACACTCCAGGCCCATGAAGGCTTTGTCAGGGGGATGGTCGTCCGCTTCTGTGGCACCTCCTTCTTTACG GTTGGTGATGACAAGACTATAAAACAGTGGAAGATGGAGACTCCTGGCTACGGAGAGGAAGAGGAACCTCTCAATACTATTCTTGGAaag TCTGTGTTCACCTGCATCGACCACCACCAGaaggagggtgtgtttgtgacGTGTGGCCAGCAGGTGGATATCTGGGATGAGCAGCGCAGCAGCCCCATCCGCTCCTTCTCCTGGGGCGTGGACAGTTTCAGCTGCGTCCGCTTCAACCCTGTAGAG ACTGAACTTCTAGCAAGTTGTGCCTCTGACAGAAGTATTGTGCTGTATGACATGAGGGAAGCGACACCTCTTAAAAAG GTAATCATGAATATGAGGAGCAACACTTTGTGCTGGAATCCCATGGAAGCTTATAACTTCACCTGCTCTAATGAAGATTACAA TCtgtatacatatgatatgaggtACCTGGACAAGCCTTTCACCGTCCACATGGACCATGTCTCAGCCGTGCTGGATGTGGACTACTCTCCAACTGGCAAGGAGTTTGTCTCGGCCAGCTTTGACAAGACCATCCGCATCTTCCCCAAAGACAGTGGCCACAGCAG GGAGGTGTACCACACCAAGCGCATGCAGCACGTCATCTCCATAAAGTGGTCATCAGACAACAAGTACATCCTGAGTGCTTCAGATGAGATGAACATCAGACTGTGGAAGGCCAACGCTGCTGAGAAGTTGGGATTG CTGGCTCCTAGGGAAAAGTCAGCTGTGAACTACAGCCAGAAGCTGAAGGAGAAGTTCCAGCACCACCCTCAGATCCGCCGCATCTCGCGCCACCGCCACCTGCCCAAGTCCATCTACAGCCAGAGCAAGGAGCTGCGTGTCATGAAGGAGGCTCGCCGCAGGAA GGAGAGGAACGTACGCAAGCACAGCAAGCCTGGCTCCATGCCCGTGGTGACGGAGAAAGAGAAACATGTGGTCACCGTGGTGAAATAG
- the LOC115176367 gene encoding zinc finger protein 384-like isoform X3 produces the protein MEDSHFNSQYFWSPVPVQGQIENAMFLKQLKDQEKNTLFPSSHYQTTVLTVPKQDGEGQGGHLHPPHTQNITVVPVPSTGIMTAAGLVITTPQGTQLVSPASSSQSFVSGHPTTTMIVSTLHTPDKKQEGGTPQVIVMPTPSKRGRKKKSTLGRGRPVGGHTLSAGNEALILAHLVSGGQVVMSSQHYTTDPYDLANEDENHGGKDCNKTYRNHTESKPHKCPHCTKSFANSSYLAQHIRIHTGVKPYTCSFCQKSFRQLSHLQQHNRIHTGDRPYKCVHPGCEKSFTQLSNLQSHRRQHNKDKPFKCTNCNRGYTDAASLEVHLSTHTVKHAKLYSCGLCNRTYTSETYLVKHLQKHNSDPLTAAAVAATQHSQQNQSHTQNQGGSQGRGEDTDSGAGRAGGQGGDHGQGQNQGSYSQAETASCPFDLHQYKTVAAGDIQFKTVSVADLATHKDLCLTVATSTIQVEHLNS, from the exons ATGGAGGATTCCCATTTTAACTCGCAGTACTTCTGGTCCCCTGTGCCTGTACAAGGACAG atTGAGAACGCCATGTTCCTGAAGCAACTGAAGGACCAGGAGAAGAACACTTTGTTCCCCTCCTCTCATTACCAGACTACCGTGCTCACTGTCCCCAAGCAGGATGGAGAGGGCCAAGGGGGTCACCTACACCCCCCTCACACCCAGAACATCACTGTGGTGCCCGTACCTTCCACTGGTATCAtgacagcag CGGGTCTGGTCATCACTACCCCTCAAGGCACACAGCTGGTctctcctgcctcctcctctcagTCCTTCGTCTCTGGAcatcccaccaccaccatgatCGTCTCTACACTGCACActccag ACAAGAAACAGGAAGGTGGAACCCCCCAGGTGATCGTCATGCCGACGCCTTCGAAGCGAGGCAGGAAGAAGAAGTCGACACTAGGGAGGGGGCGGCCTGTCGGTGGCCACACCCTCTCTGCCGGAAATGAGGCGTTGATTCTGGCTCACTTGGTGTCGGGAGGGCAG GTGGTTATGTCTTCGCAGCATTATACAACTGACCCGTACGACCTCGCCAACGAAGACGAGAACCACGGCGGGAAAGACTGCAACAAGACCTACAG AAACCACACAGAGTCCAAGCCCCACAAGTGTCCCCACTGCACTAAGTCCTTTGCCAACTCCAGCTATCTGGCCCAGCACATCCGCATCCACACAGGGGTGAAACCCTACACCTGCTCTTTCTGTCAGAAGTCCTTCAGACAGCTCAGTCATCTACAGCAGCACAACAG GATCCACACAGGAGACAGGCCTTATAAGTGTGTTCATCCGGGCTGTGAGAAATCCTTCACACAACTCTCCAACCTACAG tCCCACAGACGGCAGCACAACAAGGACAAACCCTTCAAGTGCACCAACTGTAACCGTGGTTACACGGACGCGGCCAGTCTGGAAGTCCACCTGTCCACTCACACGGTCAAACACGCCAAGCTCTACTCCTGTGGCCTATGCAACCGCACATACACCTCT GAGACGTACCTGGTGAAACACTTGCAGAAACACAACTCAGACCCGCTCACTGCAGCGGCAGTCGCTGCTACACAGCACTCTCAGCAGAACCAAAGCCATACCCAGAACCAGGGAGGTTCTCAAGGCCGAGGAGAGGACACCGATAGTGGAGCAGGCCGAGCCGGAGGACAAGGTGGAGATCATGGACAAGGACAAAACCAGGGTAGCTACTCTCAGGCAGAGACGGCATCCTGCCCCTTTGACCTGCACCAGTATAAGACAGTCGCTGCAGGGGACATCCAGTTCAAAACAGTCAGCGTGGCGGACCTAGCGACCCACAAGGACCTCTGTCTCACCGTGGCTACCTCCACCATTCAGGTGGAGCACCTAAACTCATAG
- the LOC115176367 gene encoding zinc finger protein 384-like isoform X1, giving the protein MEDSHFNSQYFWSPVPVQGQIENAMFLKQLKDQEKNTLFPSSHYQTTVLTVPKQDGEGQGGHLHPPHTQNITVVPVPSTGIMTAAGLVITTPQGTQLVSPASSSQSFVSGHPTTTMIVSTLHTPDKKQEGGTPQVIVMPTPSKRGRKKKSTLGRGRPVGGHTLSAGNEALILAHLVSGGQVVMSSQHYTTDPYDLANEDENHGGKDCNKTYRCRMCAVTFFSKSDMQIHSKSHTEAKPHKCPHCSKSFANSSYLAQHIRIHSGAKPYTCSYCQKSFRQLSHLQQHTRNHTESKPHKCPHCTKSFANSSYLAQHIRIHTGVKPYTCSFCQKSFRQLSHLQQHNRIHTGDRPYKCVHPGCEKSFTQLSNLQSHRRQHNKDKPFKCTNCNRGYTDAASLEVHLSTHTVKHAKLYSCGLCNRTYTSETYLVKHLQKHNSDPLTAAAVAATQHSQQNQSHTQNQGGSQGRGEDTDSGAGRAGGQGGDHGQGQNQGSYSQAETASCPFDLHQYKTVAAGDIQFKTVSVADLATHKDLCLTVATSTIQVEHLNS; this is encoded by the exons ATGGAGGATTCCCATTTTAACTCGCAGTACTTCTGGTCCCCTGTGCCTGTACAAGGACAG atTGAGAACGCCATGTTCCTGAAGCAACTGAAGGACCAGGAGAAGAACACTTTGTTCCCCTCCTCTCATTACCAGACTACCGTGCTCACTGTCCCCAAGCAGGATGGAGAGGGCCAAGGGGGTCACCTACACCCCCCTCACACCCAGAACATCACTGTGGTGCCCGTACCTTCCACTGGTATCAtgacagcag CGGGTCTGGTCATCACTACCCCTCAAGGCACACAGCTGGTctctcctgcctcctcctctcagTCCTTCGTCTCTGGAcatcccaccaccaccatgatCGTCTCTACACTGCACActccag ACAAGAAACAGGAAGGTGGAACCCCCCAGGTGATCGTCATGCCGACGCCTTCGAAGCGAGGCAGGAAGAAGAAGTCGACACTAGGGAGGGGGCGGCCTGTCGGTGGCCACACCCTCTCTGCCGGAAATGAGGCGTTGATTCTGGCTCACTTGGTGTCGGGAGGGCAG GTGGTTATGTCTTCGCAGCATTATACAACTGACCCGTACGACCTCGCCAACGAAGACGAGAACCACGGCGGGAAAGACTGCAACAAGACCTACAG GTGCCGGATGTGTGCGGTGACCTTCTTCAGTAAGTCAGACATGCAGATCCACTCCAAGTCTCACACAGAGGCCAAGCCCCACAAGTGTCCCCACTGCTCCAAGTCATTCGCCAACTCCAGCTACCTGGCCCAGCACATCCGCATCCACAGCGGGGCCAAGCCCTACACCTGCTCCTACTGCCAGAAGTCCTTTAGACAGCTCAGTCACTTACAGCAGCACACACG AAACCACACAGAGTCCAAGCCCCACAAGTGTCCCCACTGCACTAAGTCCTTTGCCAACTCCAGCTATCTGGCCCAGCACATCCGCATCCACACAGGGGTGAAACCCTACACCTGCTCTTTCTGTCAGAAGTCCTTCAGACAGCTCAGTCATCTACAGCAGCACAACAG GATCCACACAGGAGACAGGCCTTATAAGTGTGTTCATCCGGGCTGTGAGAAATCCTTCACACAACTCTCCAACCTACAG tCCCACAGACGGCAGCACAACAAGGACAAACCCTTCAAGTGCACCAACTGTAACCGTGGTTACACGGACGCGGCCAGTCTGGAAGTCCACCTGTCCACTCACACGGTCAAACACGCCAAGCTCTACTCCTGTGGCCTATGCAACCGCACATACACCTCT GAGACGTACCTGGTGAAACACTTGCAGAAACACAACTCAGACCCGCTCACTGCAGCGGCAGTCGCTGCTACACAGCACTCTCAGCAGAACCAAAGCCATACCCAGAACCAGGGAGGTTCTCAAGGCCGAGGAGAGGACACCGATAGTGGAGCAGGCCGAGCCGGAGGACAAGGTGGAGATCATGGACAAGGACAAAACCAGGGTAGCTACTCTCAGGCAGAGACGGCATCCTGCCCCTTTGACCTGCACCAGTATAAGACAGTCGCTGCAGGGGACATCCAGTTCAAAACAGTCAGCGTGGCGGACCTAGCGACCCACAAGGACCTCTGTCTCACCGTGGCTACCTCCACCATTCAGGTGGAGCACCTAAACTCATAG
- the LOC115176367 gene encoding zinc finger protein 384-like isoform X2: MEDSHFNSQYFWSPVPVQGQIENAMFLKQLKDQEKNTLFPSSHYQTTVLTVPKQDGEGQGGHLHPPHTQNITVVPVPSTGIMTAAGLVITTPQGTQLVSPASSSQSFVSGHPTTTMIVSTLHTPDKKQEGGTPQVIVMPTPSKRGRKKKSTLGRGRPVGGHTLSAGNEALILAHLVSGGQHYTTDPYDLANEDENHGGKDCNKTYRCRMCAVTFFSKSDMQIHSKSHTEAKPHKCPHCSKSFANSSYLAQHIRIHSGAKPYTCSYCQKSFRQLSHLQQHTRNHTESKPHKCPHCTKSFANSSYLAQHIRIHTGVKPYTCSFCQKSFRQLSHLQQHNRIHTGDRPYKCVHPGCEKSFTQLSNLQSHRRQHNKDKPFKCTNCNRGYTDAASLEVHLSTHTVKHAKLYSCGLCNRTYTSETYLVKHLQKHNSDPLTAAAVAATQHSQQNQSHTQNQGGSQGRGEDTDSGAGRAGGQGGDHGQGQNQGSYSQAETASCPFDLHQYKTVAAGDIQFKTVSVADLATHKDLCLTVATSTIQVEHLNS, translated from the exons ATGGAGGATTCCCATTTTAACTCGCAGTACTTCTGGTCCCCTGTGCCTGTACAAGGACAG atTGAGAACGCCATGTTCCTGAAGCAACTGAAGGACCAGGAGAAGAACACTTTGTTCCCCTCCTCTCATTACCAGACTACCGTGCTCACTGTCCCCAAGCAGGATGGAGAGGGCCAAGGGGGTCACCTACACCCCCCTCACACCCAGAACATCACTGTGGTGCCCGTACCTTCCACTGGTATCAtgacagcag CGGGTCTGGTCATCACTACCCCTCAAGGCACACAGCTGGTctctcctgcctcctcctctcagTCCTTCGTCTCTGGAcatcccaccaccaccatgatCGTCTCTACACTGCACActccag ACAAGAAACAGGAAGGTGGAACCCCCCAGGTGATCGTCATGCCGACGCCTTCGAAGCGAGGCAGGAAGAAGAAGTCGACACTAGGGAGGGGGCGGCCTGTCGGTGGCCACACCCTCTCTGCCGGAAATGAGGCGTTGATTCTGGCTCACTTGGTGTCGGGAGGGCAG CATTATACAACTGACCCGTACGACCTCGCCAACGAAGACGAGAACCACGGCGGGAAAGACTGCAACAAGACCTACAG GTGCCGGATGTGTGCGGTGACCTTCTTCAGTAAGTCAGACATGCAGATCCACTCCAAGTCTCACACAGAGGCCAAGCCCCACAAGTGTCCCCACTGCTCCAAGTCATTCGCCAACTCCAGCTACCTGGCCCAGCACATCCGCATCCACAGCGGGGCCAAGCCCTACACCTGCTCCTACTGCCAGAAGTCCTTTAGACAGCTCAGTCACTTACAGCAGCACACACG AAACCACACAGAGTCCAAGCCCCACAAGTGTCCCCACTGCACTAAGTCCTTTGCCAACTCCAGCTATCTGGCCCAGCACATCCGCATCCACACAGGGGTGAAACCCTACACCTGCTCTTTCTGTCAGAAGTCCTTCAGACAGCTCAGTCATCTACAGCAGCACAACAG GATCCACACAGGAGACAGGCCTTATAAGTGTGTTCATCCGGGCTGTGAGAAATCCTTCACACAACTCTCCAACCTACAG tCCCACAGACGGCAGCACAACAAGGACAAACCCTTCAAGTGCACCAACTGTAACCGTGGTTACACGGACGCGGCCAGTCTGGAAGTCCACCTGTCCACTCACACGGTCAAACACGCCAAGCTCTACTCCTGTGGCCTATGCAACCGCACATACACCTCT GAGACGTACCTGGTGAAACACTTGCAGAAACACAACTCAGACCCGCTCACTGCAGCGGCAGTCGCTGCTACACAGCACTCTCAGCAGAACCAAAGCCATACCCAGAACCAGGGAGGTTCTCAAGGCCGAGGAGAGGACACCGATAGTGGAGCAGGCCGAGCCGGAGGACAAGGTGGAGATCATGGACAAGGACAAAACCAGGGTAGCTACTCTCAGGCAGAGACGGCATCCTGCCCCTTTGACCTGCACCAGTATAAGACAGTCGCTGCAGGGGACATCCAGTTCAAAACAGTCAGCGTGGCGGACCTAGCGACCCACAAGGACCTCTGTCTCACCGTGGCTACCTCCACCATTCAGGTGGAGCACCTAAACTCATAG
- the LOC115176367 gene encoding zinc finger protein 384-like isoform X4 — MEDSHFNSQYFWSPVPVQGQIENAMFLKQLKDQEKNTLFPSSHYQTTVLTVPKQDGEGQGGHLHPPHTQNITVVPVPSTGIMTAAGLVITTPQGTQLVSPASSSQSFVSGHPTTTMIVSTLHTPDKKQEGGTPQVIVMPTPSKRGRKKKSTLGRGRPVGGHTLSAGNEALILAHLVSGGQHYTTDPYDLANEDENHGGKDCNKTYRNHTESKPHKCPHCTKSFANSSYLAQHIRIHTGVKPYTCSFCQKSFRQLSHLQQHNRIHTGDRPYKCVHPGCEKSFTQLSNLQSHRRQHNKDKPFKCTNCNRGYTDAASLEVHLSTHTVKHAKLYSCGLCNRTYTSETYLVKHLQKHNSDPLTAAAVAATQHSQQNQSHTQNQGGSQGRGEDTDSGAGRAGGQGGDHGQGQNQGSYSQAETASCPFDLHQYKTVAAGDIQFKTVSVADLATHKDLCLTVATSTIQVEHLNS, encoded by the exons ATGGAGGATTCCCATTTTAACTCGCAGTACTTCTGGTCCCCTGTGCCTGTACAAGGACAG atTGAGAACGCCATGTTCCTGAAGCAACTGAAGGACCAGGAGAAGAACACTTTGTTCCCCTCCTCTCATTACCAGACTACCGTGCTCACTGTCCCCAAGCAGGATGGAGAGGGCCAAGGGGGTCACCTACACCCCCCTCACACCCAGAACATCACTGTGGTGCCCGTACCTTCCACTGGTATCAtgacagcag CGGGTCTGGTCATCACTACCCCTCAAGGCACACAGCTGGTctctcctgcctcctcctctcagTCCTTCGTCTCTGGAcatcccaccaccaccatgatCGTCTCTACACTGCACActccag ACAAGAAACAGGAAGGTGGAACCCCCCAGGTGATCGTCATGCCGACGCCTTCGAAGCGAGGCAGGAAGAAGAAGTCGACACTAGGGAGGGGGCGGCCTGTCGGTGGCCACACCCTCTCTGCCGGAAATGAGGCGTTGATTCTGGCTCACTTGGTGTCGGGAGGGCAG CATTATACAACTGACCCGTACGACCTCGCCAACGAAGACGAGAACCACGGCGGGAAAGACTGCAACAAGACCTACAG AAACCACACAGAGTCCAAGCCCCACAAGTGTCCCCACTGCACTAAGTCCTTTGCCAACTCCAGCTATCTGGCCCAGCACATCCGCATCCACACAGGGGTGAAACCCTACACCTGCTCTTTCTGTCAGAAGTCCTTCAGACAGCTCAGTCATCTACAGCAGCACAACAG GATCCACACAGGAGACAGGCCTTATAAGTGTGTTCATCCGGGCTGTGAGAAATCCTTCACACAACTCTCCAACCTACAG tCCCACAGACGGCAGCACAACAAGGACAAACCCTTCAAGTGCACCAACTGTAACCGTGGTTACACGGACGCGGCCAGTCTGGAAGTCCACCTGTCCACTCACACGGTCAAACACGCCAAGCTCTACTCCTGTGGCCTATGCAACCGCACATACACCTCT GAGACGTACCTGGTGAAACACTTGCAGAAACACAACTCAGACCCGCTCACTGCAGCGGCAGTCGCTGCTACACAGCACTCTCAGCAGAACCAAAGCCATACCCAGAACCAGGGAGGTTCTCAAGGCCGAGGAGAGGACACCGATAGTGGAGCAGGCCGAGCCGGAGGACAAGGTGGAGATCATGGACAAGGACAAAACCAGGGTAGCTACTCTCAGGCAGAGACGGCATCCTGCCCCTTTGACCTGCACCAGTATAAGACAGTCGCTGCAGGGGACATCCAGTTCAAAACAGTCAGCGTGGCGGACCTAGCGACCCACAAGGACCTCTGTCTCACCGTGGCTACCTCCACCATTCAGGTGGAGCACCTAAACTCATAG